A window of Candidatus Cloacimonadota bacterium contains these coding sequences:
- the deoC gene encoding deoxyribose-phosphate aldolase — protein sequence MNKIEKIARHLFGDNQACKCGGGHVICLGCAVCRAEKPDQIYDPNAGIASIVDATLLKADATQAQINALCDLANDHECASVCVNSHFSHPLQLRLRAAVKSCTVVNFPLGAGYTYAVVAETLAVINTGIEELDLVQNLSAVKSGQILQSYELMRNIAELCRSNEVLLKVILETCYLTEDEIIACCLYAKKAGAEFVKTSTGFGTAGATIENVRLMRKTVGPKIGVKASGGIRTREQALAMIEAGANRIGASNVTALI from the coding sequence ATGAACAAAATTGAAAAGATTGCCCGGCATCTTTTTGGTGACAACCAAGCCTGTAAATGTGGCGGTGGACATGTAATCTGTCTTGGTTGCGCAGTGTGCCGCGCTGAGAAGCCGGATCAAATCTACGATCCCAATGCGGGCATTGCTTCCATCGTTGATGCAACTTTGCTGAAAGCTGACGCCACCCAAGCTCAAATAAATGCACTTTGCGACCTCGCAAACGACCATGAATGCGCCTCTGTCTGTGTAAATTCCCACTTTTCCCATCCACTGCAACTGCGTCTCCGCGCCGCGGTAAAATCCTGCACAGTTGTAAATTTCCCTCTGGGTGCAGGTTACACCTATGCTGTGGTTGCGGAAACTCTTGCTGTTATCAACACCGGCATCGAAGAACTGGATCTGGTGCAAAATCTCAGTGCTGTAAAAAGCGGGCAAATCCTGCAATCCTACGAGTTAATGCGAAATATCGCTGAACTCTGCCGTAGCAACGAGGTGCTCCTGAAAGTGATTTTGGAAACATGTTATCTCACGGAAGATGAGATAATTGCCTGCTGTCTCTACGCCAAAAAAGCCGGCGCGGAGTTTGTTAAAACTTCCACAGGCTTTGGCACCGCCGGAGCGACAATTGAGAACGTACGTCTGATGCGAAAAACCGTGGGACCAAAAATTGGCGTAAAAGCTTCCGGTGGCATCCGCACTCGCGAACAGGCTTTGGCAATGATTGAAGCCGGCGCGAACCGCATCGGCGCCAGCAACGTTACAGCTCTGATCTGA